AACTGTCTTTAAGGCGATATGGGTGTCTTGAACGGCGGGCGTTTCCTGTCTTGCTTTCACTGCGACCCGCGGCGTGAATATTTCCATATACTGTTATCGGCGGATTTGCTGGAAATTTCACATTTCCCGGCAGGTATATATATGGTAAGATTTTATCTGATGATCAAAAGCATTGTGTTAACGGTCCTGGCGGGTCTTTTCATGCTGGTTTCCATGGCTGGCGGGAGCCTTCTTGCCGTCATGGTCGCGGTATTTGCAAAAGACAAAAGGCGCATATTCGGGAATATATCCAGAGTATGGGCCCGTTCTATACTCTTTATCGCCGGCGTCAAGCTGATCGTAAAAGGCACGGAGAATCTTAATGTCGCAGGTCCGGTCGTTCTGATAGCCAACCACCAGGGTAATTTTGATATCCCCGTGATGATGGCGGCGCTGCCTTTCAATTTCAGGTTCCTTGTCAAGGAAGAGCTCTTCAGGATACCTCTCTTCGGCTGGTATATGAAAAAACGCGGGGATGTTTCTATAAACAGGAAAAGCCCGCGTGACGCTATAATCGCACTTAAGAAGATCTCGGCGATCGTGAAGAGCGGAGAGCCTGTCATGATCTTTCCGGAAGGGACACGGAGCATGGACGGCAAGGTAGGGGACTTCAAACGGGGGAGCCTGATAGTAGCAGTAAATGCGGATGCTAGGATCATTCCCATAGCAGTATCCGGAAGCTACAATATCCAGA
The sequence above is drawn from the Candidatus Margulisiibacteriota bacterium genome and encodes:
- a CDS encoding lysophospholipid acyltransferase family protein, whose amino-acid sequence is MVRFYLMIKSIVLTVLAGLFMLVSMAGGSLLAVMVAVFAKDKRRIFGNISRVWARSILFIAGVKLIVKGTENLNVAGPVVLIANHQGNFDIPVMMAALPFNFRFLVKEELFRIPLFGWYMKKRGDVSINRKSPRDAIIALKKISAIVKSGEPVMIFPEGTRSMDGKVGDFKRGSLIVAVNADARIIPIAVSGSYNIQKRGTLLVNPTTVTVNIGSPVSIKEEEENAGRESALLESIRQ